A region of the Spirochaetota bacterium genome:
AGGGCTTCTTTTTTATGATATAAAAAAAGAGAATATTGAGATAGTTTATTCTATTGATAAAGATGTTTTTAAAGTAAAAGAGTTTTCCTCTTTTAGAAGAGATAAAGATAAATTTATAGCTCAAGGACTTTTTACTGGGGTAAAAGATATAACTTAAAAAATAATTTAATTGAGGGGTAAAGTTTTATGAATATTTTAATAACTGGTGGGGCAGGCTATATAGGTAGTCATGTTGCAAAACAGTTGCTTGAGGATAAAAACCTTAAGATTAAAGTTGATGGTCTTACTATTATAGATAATCTTTCTACTGGTAACATGTATGCTATAAATACATTAAAAAATATAGCTCAACAAAATAATGTAAGCTTTAAGTTTATTAAAGCAGACTTAAAAGATTTTCTTCTTATAGAAGGAATATTTCAAAGTATTAATTTTGATGCTATAATTCATTTTGCTGCAAGTATAGTTGTACCTGAAAGTGTTAGAGATCCTCTAAAATATTATTTGAATAATACAGTTAATACAACCAATCTTATAAACCTATGTATAAAATATGGTGTAAAATATTTTATTTTTTCATCAACAGCTGCAGTTTACGGGGAACCTGAAATTATTCCTATAAAGGAAGGCTTTTCACCATCACCGATTAATCCTTACGGTAGAAGTAAACTTATGAGTGAAACCGTCTTAATTGATGCTGGTAAAGCATATAAAGATTTTAAATATGTTATTTTAAGATATTTTAATGTTGCAGGTGCAGATCCAGAAATAAGATTAGGTCAAGCATTTCCAGATGCTACTCACCTTATAAAAATTGCATCAGAAACAGCAGTAGGTAAAAGAGAGAAGATGTTTATTTTTGGAACAGATTATGATACTCCTGATGGGACTTGTATAAGGGATTATATTCATGTTGATGATCTTTCATCAGCTCATTTAAGAGCTTTAGAATATTTGCAAGAAAATGATAGTGATATATTCAATTGTGGTTATGGACAGGGATATTCAGTTAAGGAAGTTATCGATGTTGTAAAAAAAGTGACTAATATAGATTTTAAAGTTGAAATAACAGGGAGGAGAGAAGGGGATCCAGCGAAACTTGTTGCAGATAATAGTAAAATTACTCAAAAAATGGGATGGAAACCTATTTATAACAATTTAGAGTTTATTTGTAAAACTGCTTATGAGTGGGAAAAGAAACTCCTTAGCATTAAACTTTAACTATATTCACTTAATTTTTTAATTCTTTTTAATACATTGGGATGAGTTGTAAAAATTTCTGATAATTTTTCAATTAAAGATATTTTAATTTTTGATTCTTTCAAATTCTGTAATTCTGAAAAATCGATTGAAAAATCCTTGTTCAAATCAATTTCTTTCAATGATCTAATTTCATTCATGGCATTATTAGGATCATTTAGAA
Encoded here:
- the galE gene encoding UDP-glucose 4-epimerase GalE, with product MNILITGGAGYIGSHVAKQLLEDKNLKIKVDGLTIIDNLSTGNMYAINTLKNIAQQNNVSFKFIKADLKDFLLIEGIFQSINFDAIIHFAASIVVPESVRDPLKYYLNNTVNTTNLINLCIKYGVKYFIFSSTAAVYGEPEIIPIKEGFSPSPINPYGRSKLMSETVLIDAGKAYKDFKYVILRYFNVAGADPEIRLGQAFPDATHLIKIASETAVGKREKMFIFGTDYDTPDGTCIRDYIHVDDLSSAHLRALEYLQENDSDIFNCGYGQGYSVKEVIDVVKKVTNIDFKVEITGRREGDPAKLVADNSKITQKMGWKPIYNNLEFICKTAYEWEKKLLSIKL